GCTCCTTCACCCACTGCACTTTGCCTAGCCTCCAGGGCCGAGGGGCCCGCTTTGTTCGTCACCAGATTTATCAGGGATTCTATGGGTGCCAGGATCTGGCAGGGGCACCCACTCAGCCATCCTCACACAGCCTCTCTTGACCTCAGTCTGGCTTCAGAGGCCCTGCAGAAGGAATCCACAAGCCTCCATACTCCTCTGCCAGTTCCCACCTTTGCTGCCACCCCTCCAGcctgcctcaggacctttgcacctACTGACCCCCTGAGGCCCATCCTCTGGTACATTCTACCACTCCTCAGTCTTATTTTCTCAAGCCTCTTATCGCTGTCTGAATGACCTTACCAATTTGCTACGGAGTTCTTTTAAAGAGTGAGGAGTTTAAGTCAGTCttaggtagctcaggctagcctcaaacttcctCTGTAgtagaggataaccttgaactcttgacccttctgccttcacctccgGAGTGTTGGGATAATAGGCAAATACCACTTTACCAGATATCCCCCAACATTGTTTCTACTGTTGTTACATTGTTACTCTCAGGTAAATCCCCCTCACTGAGGCCTGCAGCAAAGTGTTTGCTTGTTGTAGGTTGACCAAATGGATATTTTGTTCTCCAGGAAGGTACAAGCCTAGAAAGGTCAAATGTCTTGTTTGATGTCTCTAGGTATCAGAAGACAAAGCTCAGAGTCACAGGTTCTGAGGTACACCTTCCCCTCAGAGGTTGTGTGTGCCTGTTGTCAGCCCCATGGCAAGACTAGGCCAGCAGGGAGGGGTCTGAACCCGCCAACTGCCTAGGTTCGAACCCAGCTCCATCAGCACTGGTCCTCTGGCACGGAAGCTTGTAGCATTTTCCGACACATTCACACGGCCCATTCACACGGCCCATCTTTTTATCTGCAGTGAATGTGTCCTCCACCTGCCAGCTCCCAGATCGGTTTAAATCCCTTTCAGATCCTGTGCCTTTAAATTACCCCaccattttgtatttaaaaaaaaaaaaaaaaagccacaccaCTCTTTGAGCAAAGAATGTCCTGTGAAGAATTGTGGGTCCCCACACATCACAAAATGGGGCCCCTGGCTATTACCTCAGAGGACGCAGGAGGGAGCTTGCTCAccagctctccccctcccctgttttGTCCAGCCTGCCCCAAACCCACGCTCAGCCAACAGTAACATCTGAACCCCCACAGGGGTAGTTGGGATGTTACTGGGGTCCCTCTATCTTTGCAGGCCCACAGGTATTCCAAATAGGATAAGAAGTGGGGAGAAGGCACAGCAGCCCTAATAGGAGGTCTAAGGTCACAGGAGGGCTGGTGAAGAGCCTCCAGAGTCACACTGAACTGGGAAGTCAAACTCTCCTGGCCCAGCAGCTCTGAGAAGAGTGACTTTGCCTCTGCCAAGGGGAGAACTAGGGCCGGTTTCATGGGGGCTTGAGAAGCACACAGCTCAGTGACTACTGTACATAGTGTCCTGGACTCCCCActcagcctaggctggccccagAGAGACACCTCCTCTCAGAAGCCCTCAGGGACCTTCTcgcccctccccaccctttcctgccccacttttcttccttcagagtaTTCGTCCCCACCTGTCATTATGTCGTTCCAGTGGCTGAATATTTAAGTGTCCTTCTCTCCCTGTTAATTGTCACCTCAGTCCTTGTCACCACCCAACTCCAACAGCAACAATGGAGCTGGCATATAGctggtgctcaataaatgtttgtcaCATAAATGAAAAGGAACCAGGCAAATAAATGTCTACTCAAGATAAAGAGCAAACAAGTCAGGGctggatgtgggggaggggaacattccTCAGAAGGTTTTAGGAGACagcccacccccccacccccgactcctGGCTCCCATGCCAACTTTTACCCTTCCCAGTTGTGCAAACTTAGAGAAGTCACTTCCCCTCTTAGAGCCTCTTTTCCAGGCAGAAGAATCCTATAGCAGAAGCTCCGATCAAGGCTGAGCTGATCACAACGGCAAGTGTGGCCTCCAGCTTCCCTTTCCGACACCCACTTTTCTCCTGGGTAAAGTCACCAGGTTGTGGGTGGCTGCGTTAGACAGTACGATGAGAGTACATTTTGTCAAGGCCCCCCTCCTGAGCAGGCGTGGGGAGGGCTCTGGTTGCCCCTCCTCCCAGCAAGTCTCAGCATCAACAACCACCCAGTGGAGCTGTGGGCAATATGGCTGACCACCCAACAATTACCCTTCAagctgctctccctccccatcttgctGTTTTGTCTCTAAGCTTGTGGTCCAACTGGCAGCCTGGTGATCTGATCCGTGGGGCATGTCACCCCATCAGTGGCCTCTGCTACAGAGGGCCACCCCAATGGCAGGCAGTCAAAGCGTTTGACCTTTGACCCACTCACTGCTTTTTCCTGATCCTGCACTTATCAGATGGGCCTGGGTTCACATCCTTTCTAGTCTATGCTGCCACTCTACTGGGGGCAAGGGGTACCTGATCTCGGAGCCAGGAAATGAACCTTCCATGAAGGGTGGAGGATTTGGGGTAGGGACAGGGACTACAAACCAACCCAAACTTGCTGGAGATCCACCTTGAGTGGGCGTGGCACTTCTGGGACTTTCAAGTTACTTCTGCTGAGAAACGGATGCCAGCCAGTCTGGCTGCAGAGGGGCATTGAAGCTTCCCATTCCTGGGAAGATAGAGCCTCCCCCATCTCCCAGCTTCAACCCAGTCTTGGCTTCTAAGCCTTGGAGCAACAGAGCTGACAACAACCACTGGTGTAGACAGAAGCCACCAAGACACTGGACCTTGGTTCCAGGGCCCACCAAgtcaagtgtctgtctgtctgggcctAGAAGAAAGCTGAATGGAAGCAAGTGTCTGAGGGTCCATCCAGGCTTCCAGCCACTTTAGCATTAGGCAGGCGGAGAGTACCTCCGTCCTCACCCTGTATCAATGGGAGACAGGTCACCAGTCCCAACACTCCAGGTTcccaaagagaaagggaagaaaacataTTCCCTATTCTCCAGCCAGCGTCATTGGTCACCCCTAAGCTTCCAGGCTCCTTTAGGCCTTTGGCAAACTGTTGTGACCCGTTACCCAGAATTCTTCACAGCAGGGTGCTCACAGGGACCTGAGGGCCACAAGCTATCCACATCCATAAAGCAAAGGGCACTTAGTGTCTACCTTCCATGAGGCTTGAAGGAGATGCAGGCAGGCCCAGGGCTTGCAGAATGCTGGCCCTGGGCAGGCGctccacactcacacagtcaAATGCCAGGAGCCTCCcatcaaaaataataacaagaacaaACGCTTATGTAACAGTTCTGGCGTGCCAGGCACGGCGGGACACAGCACATCCACTACTCCTTGGACACCCTCGACTCTCACTAATGCGGCCCGGCTGCAGCAAAGCTGTGAGTGGTGGCCCTGCATTCAAGTCCTGGCTCAGCCACCTTGAGCACATAAGGGAGGCCCCTAGGCCCTTCTGGGCAGAGAAGTAGTGAGAAAGGGAAAGTGGAGAAGGAACTGTCTGTCCCCTTCGCCCTCCTCTTGGCCCAGTCTCTCTTCCAGCTACACGGGGACATAGAAACCAAACAGACATGCGGGGGGGCCCCCTACACACCACCAAACACACAGTACTTTGAACACAGTGCTCACCTCCCTGATCCGGCTGTCTGGACTAGCCCTTCCTACATAGTCACTGCCTGCCTAGTCAACACAAGCCTGATACTCAAACCAAGCCCAGAGGGCGGCCCGTCCCAAGCAGGGTTTCTAGCAAGGTCCCCGGCACCCATGGGTGCTGAGTCACCCTGAATTCCTGACCCGGCACTCTGCCCCCTctcctggggggaggggctggcacCCCATCTGCCAGGGGAGGAGAAAAACCCAGATGcgacacccccacccaccaccacacacaacccAAAAATAACCCGCAGCCCCCTACACACcagaaacacaaaaaacaaaatctcgCATAAATCCAAAgtcaggagggaagaaaaaaaattttttttcaaaagccaaCTACTGCCCCCAAAAGGCTTTTTAAACATTCTCCaaaaaagtttattaaaatgtCTTCACTTTAATGCTCGAAACGGAAAAGGTTCTCAAAATATACATACGCCTCTTTTCTCATAGAAATAGAACTTTTTTTatataatacaaaaaaataataagaccaaaaaaaaaaaaaccaaaaacaaaaaacaaaaacatcaacagCAACAACCCCGCAGGAACATCTTTAAGTGATTACTCAGGGCCCGGCTGACAGTTACACGTGTGTTGCGTCAGTCCCGTGTCCACACGCGCTCAGCCACGTTTGATCCGGATTGCATCAAGTCCCGAAACCCGGTGCGCGGTGCAGGTGCGTGCGCGCGGTGCCCACGGTGTCCCCtcggtgcaggtgcaggtgcgcGCGGTGCACGCACGGTGCCCCGGGCGCGCGCGGGGACGGAGCGCGCGGGGTAGGGCGCACGGTGCCCAGGGTGGCCGCGGCGCCCCCACGCCACCCCCGCCGGGCTAGCAGTGACCCGCCGAGGCCAGCAGCGGCTCGGGCAGCTGCTTGAACAAGTTCCGCAGAGTGCTGAGCTCTCGCGACAGCTGCTCCACCTTCTTCTGCAGCCGCTCGTTCTCCGCCGTCAGCTCCAGCACCTTGTGCTGCGTCTCCAGGTTGCGCATCTTGGCCTTGTCGCGGCTCTTGCGCACCGCGATGTTGTTGCGCTCGCGCCGCATCTTGTACTCGTCGCTCAGCTTGTCCACCGCCTtcttggccttggccttggcgGGCGCGGCCGGCGGCCCCGCGAAGCAGGCGGCGGGCGCGGCCTTGGCGTCGGCGGGGCTCGGCGTCCCGGGCGGGCTGGACGACGACGACGTGGACAGGCTGCCGCTGCTGCCGCTCGGCGTCGCCTGGTAGCCCAGGTAGGCGCGCAGGGCGAACGGGAAGCCGGCCGCCATGGCGGGCGCGTCGTCCGCGCGCTTGCAGTCCGCGGGTTCGAAGCCCGGCTCGGCCTTTGAGTGCGGCGGGAGGCGGCGGCGGGGGAAGCAGGCGGGCGGTGCGGCCTTGGCGCCCGCGCGGCCGAGGCTCACGTAACCGTAGTCGGACGGCTTCTTGCTCGGCTTGGCGCCGTAGTCGTCGGCGAAGAGGTCGGAAAGGAAGTCGTGGTGCGCAGGCGCGGGCGCGGCGAAGTCCGCGGCGGCGGGCGCGAGCGGCTCCAGGTAGGGGCTGAAGTCGATGGCGCGCTCGTGCTCGCCGATGGCCGGCTCGGCGGCGGGGCGCGCGGCGCGGCGCGGGGCCGCCTTTGGCCCCCCCCGTAGGCCAGGCAGTCGGGCTCGTAGTAGAAGTTGGCCACTTCCATGGGTCTAAaggcggcgggcggcggcgggAGGCATGCTGCGTCCCAGGCCAGCAGGCGGTGCATGACCGCGGGGCCCGCGGGCTCCGCTGCGTCCCGGTCCCGTGCGCGGCTCGGACTCGGCTCGGCGGCGGCCGAGCGGGAGGTTTATAAGGCGGCGCCTGGCAACGGGCTGCGTCACGCCGGGGCCCCTCCCGCCGCCCCGCCGCCGGGTCGGTGCGCGTCATTGCCCGGCCGCGGGAGCGCGAGAGGGCGCGGCGGGGAGTGGGGCGCGGCGGGGGTCCGCGCGCGGGATACTGAGCGGTGTCCTGGGCGCCCCGCCAGCCCCGCGATCGCCACGGACGCGGGTGACGCTAGCCCGCCCCCTTCCCGCCCCTCGGGAACACGGAGGAGCGCGGCCGCCGCCCGCCCCCTGCTGGAGGACGCGGTGGCTCGTCCGGCTCCCGTCCGCTGTCCCGGGCCCCCAACTTCTGGGAAACAGATCAGTCCACCCGGTGCACGACCCCAACCCTCGGATCCCGCCCGCTGTCCCCGGTCCCCAACTCCCTGGAAACAGCCTTCCACCCGGTGCATGTCCGCCCACCCAGGTGCTGCCCACGCCTCTGAGACCCCAACTCCTGGAAGCAGAACTCTCCACCCTGTGCACGCCCACCCCGGGGATGCTTACTGTCCCCGGATCCCAACCCTCAACCCTTTGTATGGCCCGCCCACCGCACCAGCCTACTCCACTCCCCACGCCTCTCCGCGaaggtggcaggggtgggggttctGCCACACTGTGTCTGTGGGTGAGTCACTTTGCTCCTCTGAGTTTCCTCCGTGGACAGTGTTGGTATTGTCGGTAGTGGTGTCCGGGTATCAGAGACAAATGGACCCCAAGAAAGACCCGCACAGCCCTCCCCGAGGCTGCAGCTCCTCAGGTGGTTGCGGTGGGAACATGGCAGACCCAAGTCCAGTCGTAAGGACGCAACGGTCACCCGGAGAGCTGGGAAAACAAACCCTCCATGCACTTGAATGGGCACCAGGTTGGACCACCAGCCTCTCCCCGGTGAGACTCTTCCGAGGAGGCCCAGGACAACTTTGGGGGCCCACTCTTCTGCCACTTCCAGCCGGGCCACTCAAGCGGGAGCTGCCAACCTGCCTGGGGCTGACCCCCGACCCATTGACCCCAGCCCTGGCCCCGGCAAGCTGGCGGGGTGTTGCTCAACCTTCGGTGTTATCTGCTGAGCTGGGGTGACCTCCGCCCccaagagctggagaaatgacatCTCCCTGtgcccttgggggtggggggcagggagggaaaggataAGACACTAGCCCTGCCTGCGGCTTTCTGgccttcccagcagcctctgggCCAGGAAGGGATCAGGGCCCAGAGAGGCGTGGTGACATCCCCAGGGCCACCCAGCCAGGCCTGGCTATAAAGTGGGACATTGGGGCTTCACTGACAGGCCCTCTCTCATCCAACACTGGTgactgttctttctgcctctaggCCACCGTTCACACCATTGCCCTCCTTCCCTCAGTTTCCCCTCAGACTGGGCTCCAGAAAGGCAGTGCTCCCTATTCCCTCAACCCTGCTCCAGGAGTCCCCTGCTGGGGTCTCGGCTGAGCTtgcctccaggaagccctccaAGATTTCCTGAGCCCCAAGCTCCCTAACACTCCTGACCTGAAAGCCTATTTCACTTGGCcactcttccttctgtccctgctgCCCACTCCCCATGTCAGCACCTCCAGGgaggggtctgtctgtctgtctgtctatcgtatttatttactgtgtgaaTGTGCACCACAActtgcatgtgaaggtcagaactTCAGAGTTCACTGCCTGTCACAGGCCTCTCCTTCTATCCAATGggtcctgggtattgaactcgggtcctcggACTTGGCTCTAAGTgccttaaaccactgagccatcttgatggccTGACTTCTCTCTTTACTCCCTGTTTTGGCTGGGTGTGGTCTCTGGCAGACTGGCTCTGCGCCTTAACTTCCTGTTGGCACTTCAGGGCTCTGGGGAGACATAGCGAGACCTGGGGAGAGTTATACAGTACCCCAAGCATCTCTGTGTGGCCTTAGCGCTCCGCTCTCTCTGAGCCTCATTTTATACTCACTGGATCCCCCTGGTAATTGTGGGAGGTGAGCCATTCTGTCTGTGTTCACAGGTAAGGAGACGGGGGCTCAGCAGATCTAAGTGAGGGCTCAGGGTCGTCACAGTGAAGAAACGGTGGTGGAGAAAGTCTCCCAAGCTGTGGGGTTGTAATCAGCTCTAACAGTAAACTCTAGTCTAGAGAAAGGTGACTCCGGTCACACAGGGACACACGGGGTGACTCAGGCCCTGGAGACCAGACTCAGATCACTTGGTTCTCTGGCCTCCAGTTTGGGCTAGCCTGCCTCACGGCAGCCTCCCTGCCAGGCTCGCCCACCCACGGCTGACCCAACCGTCCctcagggaggccagaggagtgCACCCTTGTTCTCCCCCGGGGTCCTTGCTCAACAGGCCATGCCTGTCACCTCGACGTAGCTGCCAGCCCTTCCTCAGGGCTCAGAGGCCCCACCAGGCCAAAGCAGCTGGCACAGCCAGCCTTCCCCATTCAGACccagctcctcccctctccctgtcccagcCTCATGCTTGAAGGAACCTGGGCTGCAAAGGTCCCTTGGTGTAGCCAGAACAACACAGAAATGGGTTGTGCTTgggagctcttttttttttatttactttattttatttacttcatattatattattttattgtcaCAATGCTGGAGTTGGAAGAGCCTGGCCTTGCACATGCTGGCCACAACTCTGCCAGCGAGCTGtatccagccctcttttttttatttttatttttttttaatttttattttattttttattttattttattttattttattttttgagacagggtcttgataagttgcccaggctggccttgaacttagaatcctcctacttcagcctccagagcagctgggatcacaggcccgTGCTACCAGTCCCAGCCGTTCCTTTAAGTGAATTCATTCCTACTGGGTAAAAACCAGAGACTTCACACCACGCTTCCAATGTCTAGTTCTTCCTTTAAACTCGGGTCCCCAAACTGGCCTCTCTGGTGCGGTGACGGTGGCTGTGGGCTTGGACATTTCCAATATGGGTTGCACACACTGTGCCGCCCCCAGACTCGGGGAGAGGAGGACTTAGCCCAtctgcaggaggaggaggctgaagcTGAGCCCccctactccccccacccccagcctgcaAGCAGCAGCTGTGACTCAGTACAGATGGGACAGCAGGTGGTGAGGAGTCGGGACCGCTTTTGTTCCTATAGGGACCTCCTTACAAGGGTGCCCCGGACATTTCTGTGGCCCTTGGGCATATAGCATGGGGTTGTGGGATGTCCTGTCTCTGGGTCCTGTTGACCTTCTCCCGACAGGTGGGGGTGACTCACCTCCCTGCAGCCCCACACAGGGCTTAATGGCGGCAAAGCCATGGAAACCCTACGCGGCAGGCAGATGAGGAAGTCctcagtggctcacaacttctCCCACATACTTAGTGATGCGGGAGTCCTTGAGAGACACCTGAGCTTTGTTGGGGTACAGCACTTGGTTTCGTTCCTAGCCAAGAAAAATAAGCAGAGAAGGAAACCACCGGGCCTCCTCTCtccggcctcagtttccccatgtgcTCAGCAGTCTTCAGTCCGGGATTGGCCTCCTCCGCATACCGGCTGTCTGTGaagcttgcctgtgtgtgtgtgctgccatcTCGTGGCGGATTCTGGGACTGCAGGAACGACTCGAGTATCTTTTGAATGGAGACCAACTGTGGAGAACCAGGCGCGGTGGATATCACACTCGCACTCGAAGGACGCGAGCATGCCCCAAGGAGAAGTCCTTCGTGTAGTCACTCATCAAACACTTTTTAACTGGTTCAGATGCTGGAGACACAGGATGCAGGGAAGACACTGCAGGGATGAGGCTCAGTGCCAGGGATCAAATGTCGAGCGATGCCTTTGGGAGTGGGGAGAGCGTCTGTACCAGGCAGTGAGACCAGGCAAAGGCTGCACCTCTGCAGCGTGGTATTGGACGCCATATTGCAAACAgccttgctaaaaaaaaaaaaaaaaaaaaaaaaa
The DNA window shown above is from Rattus rattus isolate New Zealand chromosome 5, Rrattus_CSIRO_v1, whole genome shotgun sequence and carries:
- the Cebpb gene encoding LOW QUALITY PROTEIN: CCAAT/enhancer-binding protein beta (The sequence of the model RefSeq protein was modified relative to this genomic sequence to represent the inferred CDS: inserted 1 base in 1 codon); amino-acid sequence: MHRLLAWDAACLPPPPAAFRPMEVANFYYEPDCLAYGGGQRRPRAAPRXPAAEPAIGEHERAIDFSPYLEPLAPAAADFAAPAPAHHDFLSDLFADDYGAKPSKKPSDYGYVSLGRAGAKAAPPACFPRRRLPPHSKAEPGFEPADCKRADDAPAMAAGFPFALRAYLGYQATPSGSSGSLSTSSSSSPPGTPSPADAKAAPAACFAGPPAAPAKAKAKKAVDKLSDEYKMRRERNNIAVRKSRDKAKMRNLETQHKVLELTAENERLQKKVEQLSRELSTLRNLFKQLPEPLLASAGHC